The sequence GTGGGCTAGATCGCCGTTGACGAATGCGGGGCGGGTATCTTCCCAGCACCGTAGCCACCACCGGGCTAGGCGCTCGGTGGCGAAGGTCTTGCCCGGGCTGTGGTGGAGCTCTGGGTGTTTTGGGCGGCGGCCCTCGGCGCGGGCGCGGTCCCATGCGCTTTGTAGCTGGAGCTCAATTGCCCAGTCGGTGGTCATCCACGTGTCGTTGGCCAGCATGCGGCGCGGTTGATTGAGCGCTACGGCGTCCTTGTACGCCACGCGCGCGGACCAGTTGTCGCCGCCGTCGTACCACGTGGATTCCACGCGGTTGATATCGGTGTCCGCGCTGGCCTCGATCTCGATGCCATCGGGCACGCCGAGGCGGCATGCGGATAGTGCTACGCCGGGGCGGCTTACCCCGTCGATGACGGTATCGCTCGCGGCGATCATCACCGCGCCGCGCGCGTCGTCGAAGCTGGCTAGATACGTGGTGAAGTCGCCATCGTGCCGCTCGCACTGGCGCACGGCGTTCGCTTCCGGGTCATAGGTCCAGGCGTCCCCACTCATGGATTCGTAGAAAGCGCCGAGCACCTCTAGTGCCGAGTCCTTGCCGACCTCTACCGGTTTCGTCTGGGCGGGGGCGTAGCCGCTCTGGTAGTCGATGTCGGCGATTTTCAGCCCGCCGTACTCGGCTAGTCCGAGTAGCCACTGCTTGCGCTGGTCCATGGTCTCCCCGGGCTGGAGCACGCCGGGTAGCGGGTAGACGCTGCCAAGCGCGGTGGTGGGGTCCGCGGCGGTGAGTGTCACTTCCCATACGTCGGTGTTCTTCCAGTCTCGGTGCCGAGTACGGCGGGCATGCGCGTGCGCGATAACGCCCCGGAACATGGTTACCGTGCCGCTGGGCGCGGCCCACTTCACGTAGACGTGAACGCCGAGGGCCTGGCTGTCGCGGATACGCCGCGCCCATGCACCGGTGGAGTCCCACAAGCGGACTGTGGCGCGGGCGGGTTCGGCCTTCTCGTAGTACCCGTCGCGGCCCCACTTAATCTCTAGTCCGTCCATGACTACGGGGGTCATGCCGATATCGAGGAAACCGCAGGGCACGCGCGTGCCGTCGATCTCTACCCATGGCTTAACGGTAATCATCGGACCACCGCTAGCGACTGGCCAGTGATACGGGCCTTATCCCGTAGGGCCCGCTCAATGAGCTCGGCGAGCTCTGCGGTGGTGCCCACCATCGCCCCGGATACGTTCACGGTCACGTTGACTGTTGGTGTGCCGGGCGGGGTAGCGGGCGCGGTGGCCACGCGAAGGAACCCGGCGGGGTCTCCGCTGGCGAACTGGCCGTAGGCCGATGGGTACATGCTGGCTACCGGGTCCGCGCCGAACATGGACGATAGCCAGCTCGGTGGGGAAGGCCAGCGGATTGAGGCTAGCTTGCCGATCAGGTTCGCCACCCACCCAACCACGTCAGCGATGGCACCGGCTACACGCGAGAACACGCCTGTCACGCTGGATAGCTTCCCGTGAAGTCCCACAAGGTGCCCGGCCAGATTGAGGAACTTTCCACCTAGGCTTCCCACCCATTCCATGAGTTTGACGAGCCCCCCGCCGAGCCTGCCCACCGCGCCGAAGAGGGTCCCGAATCCGAGCCCTAGGGACACGGCTAGCTCAATGACAGGTGCCAGCATGCGCGCTAAGAATCCCAGGATACTGGCGAGCACGTTGATGACCGGGACAAGAATTGCGCCGATCAGATTAATCAGTGGTGTGAGTCCTTGGATAAAGCTTGCTGCGCCTTGCGCTACGGCCACGAATGCGGGCATGAGCGCGATGATGACATTCACTAAGGCTGGCAATAGACCGGCTGCCAATTGCACGATAGGCGGAATTATTCCCACGAATGCCTGTACCAATTGGCCGATTGCGGGAATGAGTGGCTGCATTCCAACAGACAGTTGGGTGAATGCGTTGGCGATGACGGGGAGCACTGGTTGTAGTGCCTGGAAAGCGGAGGTGATACCGCTGGCCAGAACGCCTGCTAGTTGTGTGAGTAGAGGCGCTATGGCGGATAGCGCGGCTGCCAGCACTTGCCCAAACAGCGCGGCGATCTGGGCGATGGGGCCTACCAGTGGTGCGACCGCGCTAATCAGGGAAGCGAACGCCTCGGCAATGGGGCCGACAGCGGGCGCTAGCGCGGTGAATGCGGCGCCGAGGGCGGAACCAACTACGCCTGCCACCTGCGTAAGTGGGCCCACTAGGGCGGCGGCGGCCTGGCCTAGTGCCTGTAGAGCGACCTGTAGGCCGGGGCCGATAGCCGCGCCCATCTGAATGAACGCAGTCATCAACGTGCCAGCGATGGGGGCTAGTGCTCCGAGTATCCCCGCAAAAGATTGGAACAGGCTGCCGAGGGTGCCGAGTTGGGCGGCGCTGCTTAGCGCCTGGCCGATCTGGCCGACGATTCCGCCGAGCGCTGCTCCGATCGCCCCGGCGGCGGGCGCGATCGCCGGGCCTATCGCTGCGAATCCCGTGATGAGCTGCGCTATCCCGGGGACCATGGCGGTGACCATCGTCCCGGCCGCGTCCATTATTGCGGTCAGTCCGCCCATGATTGCGGGGTTATTGATCTGCGTGGCCAGGGCACTAAACGCGTTGCCCACGGTCGTGGATAGCTGCGTGAACGCGGGCGTTAAGCCCACCATCATCTGGTTGAGCGCCTCGAATCCCGGGCGCATGCTGCTTTCCAGTGCTCCGCTGGCCGCTGTCTTCAGGCCGTTGAAGCCCTCGGCGGCGGCACCGGCGGCGGCCTTGACCCCATCCATGCCGAGAATGAGGGGGGTTAGCGCGGCCCCGGCTAGGGCACCCACCCCGATCATGCCCACTCCCAAGTTGCCGATCGCACCGCCGATCGCGGCCACGGCGGCGGTCGCTGCGCTTCCCATGGTCGTGAACTTGCCGAGCGCCGGGCCCAGTTTGCTTAAGCCCCCGGTGAACTTTTCGACGTTCCGGGCAGCTTTACGAAACCCTTTATCGTCGGCGTCGCTGACAATCGAGATTGCAAGAAACTTCTTAGCCATTGTTCTGTTCCTCCAGAATTGTCAGCATTGTCACAATCATTTCATCTGGCTCTTGCATGAGTTGCGCTGGGGCGATTCCAGTAGCGACAGCCAGCGCCGCATACAGGCGGCGCGGATCGTCTACATCGTAGGGGGGAGCTCATCACCGAAGTCGGCCATTACCCCGGCGCACTCTGTCACGAACTCGTCGAATCCTTTGTTTGGGTCGTAGACACCTGTCCGAGTCATCGCGGCGTAAGCCATAAACGACTGTGCCGTGATCGGATTATCTTGGAGACCTCCCCACTTATGTCTCTTTGCTACCTCTTCGTAGCGAATCATGTCGGCCAAGATGATGCGCACGTCTTTGTGCTCGGTGCCGTCCATCATTTCGATATCGGCGGTGATCTTTTGCATTGCTATGCTCCTTTAACTGAATCGATAATCGCGTCCACGTGGCGTTCGTACTCCTTGAGCCACGCGGGTTCGGTTGCTTTCGCGGCGGTGGACATCCACGGGTTCGGGCGAATGCCGCTGCCCTGTACGCCCTTCGTGCGCGGCCAGCCCCAGTGGACCGGGGCGGCGTAGGGCACGCGGGAAGCATTGCCCGCGCGGATTTGGCCCGATCGCTGGCTAGCGAACGATCGCACGGTTGCCTTGAGGCGGCCCCCGGTGCGGGGGCGGCCCCGGCCCGCTTTCTTGTACGGTCCACCCACGGGCGTAGCGGCCACGGCGGCGGATTTCGCGATCTCGGCGGCGGCCTTGTTTGCTGCCTTGAGCCGCTTCAGGTCCACCCCGGCCTTGCGTAGCGTGCGGCGTAGCCGCTTGCCGCCGCGTACCCGTAGCGTGGCGCTCATTTACCCGGTGGCCCCCGGGCTAGCGGCCACGGTCGCGGCGGTAGCGTTCGGGTTGAAGTTCGGGGCCCCGGCGAGCTGCCATTCGGCTTCGGAGGTGTTCTTCTGGCGTACCTTGCCGCCGATCTGTACGGGGTCGATGATCACGCGGCCGGTCACGGCGGCGGTGCCAGCGGAATCGGGCACGAACTTGAACGGCATTTCCTTACCGGCGTGCTTCCAGGTGAAGTCGATGACACCATCGGCTTCGAGGTCCTGGAACGCGGTGACGTTCATCGTCCAGGTGTAGGTGCGTTCACCGGCCACGGTATCGCCACACAAGGTGTATTCGGGATCTTCCGAGTCACCTTCGGCGCCGATCGTGATTTCGGTGACCTGGCACGATAGATCGAGCTGCGTGCCTACGCTGCCGAGCACAAGGGTGCCGGGGCCGAGCACGGTCTTCTTCCGCTTCGGGGATTCGCTGGGCAGTGGGTTTGGTGCGGTCATGGTCTAGTCCTCCAGTGGTATGGGTGTGAGTCGTAGGGCGGGGAGTGTGGGCAGCTCGGACCACGTGAACGTGGCCGGGGTAGCCCCGGCGGTCAAGTCTGAAACCTTGTCGAACAGGTCGAACAGCGATTCCATGGCGGCGGGCATGCCGTTATCGGCGGCTACCAGCATGACTTCTGCGGTGGCTACGTGGTCACCGCACATGGTGGCGTCCGGGCCGATTTCGGCCAGGCTCACCACCGCTCCGGGCACGGTCAGATCGCGGGGGTCTAGCGTGGCTGGCACGCCCCGGTTGGTCAGGGTCTCGGCCAGATCGTGGAGTGCGTTCATGTAGTCAGCCATGGCTATCCCACCTGTGGTGTGGCCCATGCGTTGATTCGCAGTAGCCGGTCTAGGTCGGCGTCGTAGCGCGGTATGTAGGCCGCGCCGGAATCGCCGAATGTCTCTACGCCGCCGGGGGAGTTGCGGCGGCGGTGGTAGCGGGCGGCCAGCATGACGGCCCCCTGGTGCGCCCCGGGCGGCCACTGCTCACCGTGCCAGTCGGTGACTAGCGCGTTCACGGTATCGACGCACGCGGCCAGATCGGGGTCGGCGGCGTCGATTCGTGCCCACCGTGCGACCTCGGCGGTGGTGATCATGCTGGCCATGGTGCTACGCCCCCGTAGCGGGCTTCGGGGCCGGGCCGAATGTCACTTTTCGGAGTCCTTCGGGGCGGTTGATCATCAGGGCGGTGTAGCCGAACAGCGCGGCGTCACGGCCACCGCGTGCGATGTGCTCGGCCTCCACGCGCAGCGGGGAGCCGGGAAGCTCGAAGTGGGTCACGGCGGACTTGTTGCCGAGCACCACCGTGCCAGCGGGCACGAATTGGCTGGTCACCCACTTGGACGGGTCGGTGGCCGGGATGAGGTCCAGGTACTTCGGGGCCTCCAGCGCGGTGAGCTGCAGAATCGACTCGTAGTCCGCCGGGTTCAGTAGGACAAACGAGGCGGGGGAGTGGAGGTCCTGGTCGATCGCGATGGACCCGCGCGCCACGGCGTGGACGATATGGTCGGCGGTGCCGTCGATCGCAGTGGCGTTGTCTACCAGGAACTTCCCGGTTTCCTGGTCGGTCTCGAAGGCGTAGGACTCGGCCATGGCACGCCAGTAGGCGTTGAGGAACTCGGTCTCCTTGAAGTCCCAGAAAATCCGGTCCAAGTCGTTACCCCCGGCCCAACGCACGGCGTCGCGTTCCACGGCTTCCACGGCGGCGGGCTTCGTGGGGATTTCGGCCTTGTTACCGGCGTACTTGTCCACGCCGGGCTTCTTGGTCCACCGGTAGCCGATCGCCTTGCGGCCCTTGAGCGGGGCCTGGGTGATCAGGGGGATGACCCGGCGGGTGTAGGTCACGCCGTTCCACAGCTCTCCGAGCCACTGCGGTGCAGACCGGTTGATCATGCCGGCGTCGGTGATGTCGGTCAGTTCGGCGTGGAGCTCGGCGGTGCGGTCACCGTTGGCGGCGGCGGTGAGGTAGTCCAGCACGTCGGACAAGCTGGCGTGCACGGGCTCGGCGCTGGCCGGGGTGCCCGGGGTGGGCATCACGCCCGGGGATAGGGTGTTCTTCTTCACGGTCTCGGTCTCCTTGTTGGTGGTGGTGTCGTCGTCGTCCTCGTCGGACTCGTCATCCGGCTCGGCGGGGTCATCCGGCGGCGCTGCGTCGGTGTCGTCCTCGTCGTCGGACTCGTCATCCGGCTCGGCGGGGGTCTCATCCTTTGGGGTGGGTGCCTGGGCTAGCACGCTGGCTACCCGGGCGTTCGCGAACGCGGGCATGGGCACAAGTGCCACGGCGGACAGGATCGAGCTAGTGACGGTGGTTCCGTCCTTTTCGATGCCGTAGGCCTCGATGCTGAGCGCGTCGATGACGTGCTCGGCGGCAGCGGTGAGGGCTCGGTCACCATCGGGGCCGCTGCCAACCTTGAATGTCATTTCCACGCCCTCGGCGGTCGCTTCCCAGTCGGTGGCGTGGCCGATAGGCGTGCCCTCTGGGGAGTGCCCAGCGAGCAGCTTCACGCGGGTGATATCGGCGGGCACCCGGATCGAGCCGGGGGCGAACTTCAGCGCGCCCCCGCTGGTGCGCCCGAACTCATCCCACGGCAGGATCATGCCGCGTATGGTGCGGGCGGATTCGGCCACTATCGGCGGGGACTGTACCGCCGGGGTGAATGTGTCGGTCGTTGTGGTCATGGGTTAGTCCTTCCGGTGCTTGCCGACGTAGTCCAGTTCGTCGGCTTGCTGGTCGGCGGGGTGGGTGGAGCTGAGAAACGTGGTGTGGTTGCGGAGCCACTTCTCGACGCCGGGGACTGCGAGCACCCGCTGGATGGCGGCGGTCACGGTGAGGAAGCTGACCACGGCGGGCACGGTGTCGATGTTCGCGGCCTCGGCTATTTCAGGCAGTAGGGGTAGCAGCGCGATGGCGGCCACGATCGTGGTGCGCAGGGTGGCGCGCCACGGGTAGCGGATAACCGCCGGGGCGTTGCTCAATCTTTCGGGCTGCATGCGCCACGTAACTCCCTACTGCAAACACCATGAGGATCACGCCAGCGGCTACACCGGCGGCGAAGATCAGGGCCATGATCATCATTTCTTCAGATCGGTCGTGCCAGGCACGCCCGCGCGGGCGGCGGTGGCGGCCAGTAGGTCGTACATCGTCCGGTTGCCGCCCTGCGGCCAGCCGCCGAACTGGCCGGGGGCTTTCTCACCGCCGAGCTGGGCAAGGATGAACCGGCATAGGTCGCGGGTCTCGGTCAGTAGGGCGCGGTCTTCGGGGGTCATGTCATCGTCTCCTTTGGGTGGGGTGGGGTGCTGTGCTTCGGCGACCATGGCGAGGAACCGATCCCACGGGAACCCCGGGCCGGGGTCTACGTGGTCGGTCTCTCCCCATGCCTGGGCGGTATCCACGTGTCCGCAGAAACCACCACGGCCAGCGCGGAGTTCACCTGCCGAGCGCTTGACCACGGGGATTCGATAGCGGCGGGCCCACTCGGCGCATACCTGGGCACCGGCCCGTAGCATGCGGTCCTGGGCTAGCCACTGTTCGCGGGTCTCGGTGCCGCGCATGACGAACGACAGGTGCAGCCCGGACCGGTTCGAGGTGGGCCCGGCGGACCACGTTTGCCAGTCATCGGTGTTCTCTTTCAGCACCACGAGGCGGGTGTCGACCAGCATGTGGTAGCTACCGGATTCGCTGTCGATCTGGTACTGCGCTACGTTCTCCGCCGGGGTGCCGGGGCTGTTCACGGTCACGTGAATGCAGATGTGGTTGATCGCGCTGAGCGGGCGCGGATTGCCGAAGTTGAAGCGGGGGGACCAATCAAGCATTGCCGTTCTCCTGTGGTGTGTCGTGGTCGGGTTTGTCGTCGTCGGGCACGTCAAGGTCACCCACGGTCGGGCTCGTGAGGTCGGTCAGATCGAAGGCGACGGCGGTTCCACGTGGAACCACATCGTCGAGTCCGAGGCGGGCGGCGATCGCGGCCATGTACGGGGCGAGCGCGTAGTCGATCAGCTCGACGTTCCGGGCGGCGGCGTTGCTGTAGGTGATCGTGCCGGTACCTGCCGTGCCAGCGTCGATCATCATGGCGGGCACCCCGGCGGCGCGAGCGATATCCACGGCGGCCGCGTTACGCCCCCCGATGAGTAGATCGGTGTTCGCTTTGCCGAGTTCTTGGACGTCGATGGACTGGTTCGCGAATGCCACGCCGCCGTTCTTGCCTCGGCGGGCATCGGCCCACGATTCGACCAGGGCGCGGCGCTGGGCGTCGGTGAGTGGCTGGCCGCCGGTTTGCTTCAAGAGCACCTGGGCGGCGGGGGTCTCGGCGTACCGGGTGGCGAGCTCTTGGAGCTGCACGGCGTGGCGTATCGCGGCTGCCGAGGTCTGCAACAGGCCTTCATCGGGGCCGGGGATGAGGCACACGTCCGACGGGTCCACGATCTGGCCTTGCACGATCACGCGGTTGTCCTGGTCCACGTCCCACAGGTGGTAGGGGATACGGTCGGCGCGGATGACTGCGCCGCTGGCGTCACGTTCGAGCGCCCAACAACTCCACCCGTAGAAAAACAAATCGTCCACGGTCCATGTCATGCGGAACACCGGGGAAGCTACCCCGTCGGTGCGGACCATCCACAGGGGCTGGCGCACGGCGCGCTTGCCGTCCTGGCGTGCCTCCAGCGGGCACCGGGCGATAGCACCGACGATCAGGCGGCGGGCCCGGGCGATCGCGGGCACACCCATGGCCATGGCGCGGGATACGGGCCGGGGCGCATCCGGCGGCGTGATGGTGAGCAGGTGGTTCGGGCTAGCCCACGGGGACTCGTAGGGCACCGCGTCGTAGGGCTGGGCGGCCAGGTATGGCAGCGCCAGCCATTGACGTAGTGAGTCGGTGATTCCCATGGCTCTAATGGTGCCGAGGGGGGCGGACGTTCCGACGAATTACGCGGTGAAGTCGCAGGTGAAGCGGCCTAATCGGTGGCGGCTAGGCGGCGGGCGTGGCGGGCGGCGCTGCTGGCCGCGTGTAGGTCTCCGTGGTAGCGGCGGAGGTGGAGCGCTAGCCAGCGCCACGCGGCGTAGTCGCTGGTCTCGAGAGTGCGCTGTTCGCACCGTGGACAGGAAATCACGGTGCCGGTGGTCTCGG comes from Corynebacterium heidelbergense and encodes:
- a CDS encoding phage portal protein; its protein translation is MGITDSLRQWLALPYLAAQPYDAVPYESPWASPNHLLTITPPDAPRPVSRAMAMGVPAIARARRLIVGAIARCPLEARQDGKRAVRQPLWMVRTDGVASPVFRMTWTVDDLFFYGWSCWALERDASGAVIRADRIPYHLWDVDQDNRVIVQGQIVDPSDVCLIPGPDEGLLQTSAAAIRHAVQLQELATRYAETPAAQVLLKQTGGQPLTDAQRRALVESWADARRGKNGGVAFANQSIDVQELGKANTDLLIGGRNAAAVDIARAAGVPAMMIDAGTAGTGTITYSNAAARNVELIDYALAPYMAAIAARLGLDDVVPRGTAVAFDLTDLTSPTVGDLDVPDDDKPDHDTPQENGNA
- a CDS encoding N-acetylmuramoyl-L-alanine amidase, with amino-acid sequence MLDWSPRFNFGNPRPLSAINHICIHVTVNSPGTPAENVAQYQIDSESGSYHMLVDTRLVVLKENTDDWQTWSAGPTSNRSGLHLSFVMRGTETREQWLAQDRMLRAGAQVCAEWARRYRIPVVKRSAGELRAGRGGFCGHVDTAQAWGETDHVDPGPGFPWDRFLAMVAEAQHPTPPKGDDDMTPEDRALLTETRDLCRFILAQLGGEKAPGQFGGWPQGGNRTMYDLLAATAARAGVPGTTDLKK